Proteins encoded by one window of Anguilla rostrata isolate EN2019 chromosome 9, ASM1855537v3, whole genome shotgun sequence:
- the LOC135263132 gene encoding PI-PLC X domain-containing protein 2-like, whose translation MWEWLQMFRILDYFCIEGSDLKTGNKVGVLDGVNSNADWMGSLSPTLTSMPMKYLAVPGSHDSFSFWVDEKAPVGPDQKALVKHLATAFHLVAKKVMKKWSMTQNLTFREQLEGGIRYFDLRVSSKPGEPGHEVYFIHGLFGHKVRDGLHEINTFLNSHPKEVVFLDFNHHYAMSKEHHRYLITMLQQMFGQKLCKSNVVEDITLDYLWENKYQVIVFYHHPLADDCPHLWPGSKIPAPWANTTDAYKLIQFLETTLGERAKYGSFHVSQAILTPRVKTIFRGLVKGLRNHLVERNLPTIMTWVEAQKPGANGVNIITSDFVDLVDFATTVINLNNLLLSQPSRDLRYP comes from the exons ATGTGGGAATGGCTACAGATGTTTCGGATCTTAGACTACTTTTGCATTGAAGGCAGTGACCTGAAGACTGGAAATAAAGTGGGCGTCCTGGATGGAGTCAATTCCAATGCGGACTGGATGGGCTCGCTCAGCCCCACTCTCACCTCCATGCCCATGAAGTATCTAGCAGTACCAG GGTCTCATGACTCCTTCAGCTTCTGGGTGGATGAGAAGGCTCCAGTGGGGCCAGACCAGAAGGCCCTGGTGAAGCACCTTGCCACTGCGTTCCACCTGGTGGCCAAGAAAGTGATGAAGAAGTGGTCCATGACCCAGAACCTTACTTTCAGAGAACAGCTGGAGGGTGGTATCCGCTATTTTGACCTGCGGGTGTCCTCAAAACCAGGTGAGCCAGGACACGAAGTTTACTTCATCCACGGCCTCTTCGGCCACAAAGTGCGTGACGGCCTCCATGAAATCAACACCTTCCTCAACAGCCATCCCAAAGAGGTGGTCTTCTTGGACTTCAACCACCACTACGCTATGAGCAAGGAGCACCACAGGTACCTGATAACCATGCTGCAGCAGATGTTTGGACAAAAGCTTTGTAAGTCGAATGTGGTGGAGGACATCACGCTGGACTACCTGTGGGAGAATAAGTACCAG GTCATAGTGTTCTACCACCACCCACTGGCTGATGACTGCCCCCATTTGTGGCCTGGAAGTAAGATCCCAGCCCCCTGGGCTAACACCACAGATGCATACAAACTGATACAATTCCTGGAGACCACATTGGGGGAGAGGGCCAAGTATGGCTCTTTCCACGTTTCCCAGGCTATCCTCACACCCCGAGTGAAGACCATCTTCAGAGGACTTGTCAAGGGACTCCGTAACCACTTAGTGGAGAG GAATCTGCCCACCATCATGACATGGGTGGAGGCCCAGAAGCCAGGAGCCAATGGGGTCAACATAATTACATCTGACTTTGTAGATTTGGTGGACTTTGCCACCACTGTCATCAACCTCAACAATCTCCTGCTTTCTCAACCTTCACGTGACCTGAGATATCCATGA